In the Kwoniella shandongensis chromosome 1, complete sequence genome, one interval contains:
- a CDS encoding D-tyrosyl-tRNA(Tyr) deacylase, translated as MKAVVQRVVNASVAVDGETISSIGRGLLVLVGIDRYDEPADATQIIKKILTARLFDDDQGGMWKKNVKDIDGEVLCVSQFTLLAGFKGSKPDFHESMSTIPGKAYYTSFLEEIRKAYDPTKIKDGQFGAMMQVSLCNDGPVTILLSSKDKPKSTPSSSTTPSLAPSRSTTPALPKTKGKKPPKPLAPSDPSADRTHPSLASKTLVEESGPVEELAGLTLEDKGGEAEPPMTGKSSQDGGL; from the exons ATGAAAGCGGTCGTACAGCGTGTAGTGAATGCTTCAGTAGCCG TTGATGGCgagacgatatcgtcgaTAGGAAGAGGGTTGCTAGTCCTCGTCGGTATTGATCGAT ACGACGAGCCAGCCGACGCTACGcaaatcatcaagaagatccTAACTGCTCGTCTATTCGACGATGATCAAGGTGGaatgtggaagaagaacgtgaAAGACATTGATGGAGAGGTATTATGTG TATCCCAGTTCACCCTGTTAGCAGGCTTCAAGGGTTCCAAACCCGATTTCCACGAATCAATG TCCACAATACCCGGTAAAGCGTATTACACCTCTTTCCTCGAAGAGATCCGAAAAGCCTACGATCCCACCAAGATAAAAG ATGGTCAATTTGGCGCAATGATGCAAGTCTCGCTCTGtaacgat GGCCCCGTTACCATTCTCCTTTCGTCAAAAGATAAACCCAAATCAactccatcctcttccactacACCTTCTCTCGCCCCATCACGGAGTACAACCCCCGCGCTGCCCAAGACGAAGGGGAAAAAACCTCCTAAACCACTTGCCCCTTCCGACCCATCGGCGGACAGAACACATCCCTCACTGGCTTCGAAAACTCTAGTCGAGGAGTCGGGACCAGTCGAAGAATTAGCTGGGTTGACTCTTGAAGACAAGGGAGGCGAAGCGGAACCTCCGATGACAGGAAAGAGCAGTCAGGACGGTGGCTTGTAA